The sequence below is a genomic window from Sulfurihydrogenibium subterraneum DSM 15120.
AGATGGACACTACGACTTTATAACAGGTCAAAGAAAATCAAAAACTTCTATAAAATCCCCATATAAAAACACAGATATTATAAACAGATTAAAAGGAATGTTGAAGGTAGATAAAGTTAATATAGAATCAAAACCTTACGATGACTCAATTCCAGATTGGATAGTAAGGTATCAACCAGATATATGGGACTGCTCTTACTTTTCTTTAAGGTCAGAAAATCTTACAAACTGGAAATTAAAAAATATTGGGGTGTTAGATGAATATTAAAATAGGTGTTGCAAAGGCTGGGATAAAACCATCAGGAGATTACGATATACTTGTTGTTAAATTTCCTCCTTCTGTTTACAGTGGAATGTTTACTCAAAACTCTTTGGCTGCAGCTCCAGTTTTGTACGATAGGTTAGTTTGCGAGATACAGGATAAAATATCAGCTTTGGTTATAAACAGTGGAAATGCAAACGCAGCAACAGGTCAAAAAGGTTTTGAAAATGCTGAAAAAATGGCAATAATTACCGCAGAGTGTTTAGGTTTAGATAAATCAGAAGTTATGGTGTTTTCAACAGGTGTGATAGGCGTTCAGCTTCCTATGGATAAAGTGGAAAATGGCATAAAACAAGCCTGCCAAAACCTTCAAGATTTAGATTTAGAATTGGCAGCAAGAGCTATATCTACAACAGATGCTTTTTATAAGTACTATGAGACAACTGGAATGATAGATGGAGAAGTCTTTACCGTAAAAGGTATAGCAAAAGGTGCAGGAATGATACATCCTAATATGGCAACTATGCTTGCTTACATATTTACAGATGTTAAAATAGATAAAAACCTTTTAGACAAAGCTACAAAACTTGTTGTAGATAGGACTTTTAACTCAATATCAGTAGATGGATGTGAGAGTACAAACGACAGTTTTGTAGTAGTTGCAACAGGAGAGTCAAACGTTGAGATAAATGATTCAAACAGAGTTTACTTTGCAAAAAAGCTATATGAAGTGGCTTTAGAACTTGCAAAAATGATCGTTAAAGATGGAGAAGGTGCTACAAAACTTATAGAGATAAACGTATTCCAAGCATCTTCAAAAGAAGAAGCTAAAAAAGTCGCAGAAGCTATAGCGACATCAAACCTTTTTAAAACTGCAATGTTTGGAAACGACCCAAACTGGGGAAGAATACTTTCAGCTGTAGGACAGCTCCACTTAGATATAGATTTTTCAAAAGTCAAACTTTATCTGGGAGATTTTTTACTTTACAATGGAGAGCCGATGGAATTTGATAGACCATCAGCTATTGATTACTTAAAAAATAATAAAGAGATTGTTATAAACCTCTACCTTGGTAGAGGCGAAGAAGAATGGACTTTCTACACCTGTGATTTAGGCTACAAGTATGTAGAGATAAACGCAGAATATACTACCTAAACCTTCCTAAACTCTTTCTTTGAGTAGTTACAAACAGGACATCTCCATTTATCCGGAAGGTCTATAAACTCTATCCCCGGAGAGATAAGATTTATCTCATCTCCTTTCTCCGGGTCATACACGTATCCACAAACTCTACATCTATACTTTACATTACTTTCTTTCTTCAGCAGCACCTTCATCTTCTAATCTCTCCGCTAAATATTCAGCTAAATGCATTACTTTAACATTTTTATAATCACCATGCTTATACATTCCATCAGCAAGATTTAAAACACATCCCGGACAGTCGCTTAAAACATAAGTTGCCTGAGTTTTTTTCAAGTCTTCTATCTTTCTTTTTTGGAGTTCAGATGCTACTTCGTAGTTTGCAACAGAGAAGTATCCCGCAAACCCGCAACACATCATTGCCTCTTCCCCTTCTACATAATTTGCATCTTTAACATTCTTTAAAACATTTCTATAAACGTTAGGGTCTGTTTTCATCGCTGTGTAAGAATGGCACGGAAAGTGGAACGTTACTTTTTCTCCTTTACCTCTAAACGTAAAAAATCCTTCCTCTTCTAATATTTCCGCAAAGTCTTTAACAGGGTACTTATACTCTTCTTTTAGAGCTCCACCACATGTTGGACACGCAACCACTATGTAATCAAATTGGTATTTATCTATCTCTTGTTTATTATGCTTCATAAGTTTATTAAAAGAATCTATCTCGCCACTGTAAAGGTGAGGAGCTCCACAACATCTTATATCCTTTGGAACAACTACATCGTATCCAGCCTTTTCCATAAGCTTTAAAACACTTTCTCCAACTTTTCCTTGAAATGCATCTATCATACATCCAGTAAAAAATAAAAGTTTACCTTTTGATTTTTCTGATTTTACCTCTTTACCTCTCAGACCAAAAGGTTTTGCAGAAGGCTTTGGCATAAGTTTAGCGTACTTAGGAATACCTACATCTATATAAACTGCGTTATACTCGGGCACTTCTTTGCCAAGCATTTTTCCGTAAGCTTCCATTAGAGCAGGAGCAAATTTCATTCCTATTTTTGTAAGAGGATTACCCATCATTGCAAGACCTTTAAAAACAACATTTTTAAAGTAATCCTTTTTACTTTTTTCTTTTGCCATATTTCTGGCTCTAAACATTATCTCTTTATACTCTACTTCATTAGGGCATATCCATTCACATCTTCTACACATAGCACATTGGTTCCACTGAGCTGCTATCTCTTCCGTTAAAGGAAGTACTCCGTCAACTACAGCCTCAGCCAGAGCTAACCTTCCCCTTGGAGAAGACCTTTCCTCTTTAACAACAGAGTAAGTTGGGCAAACTTGACGGCAAGCTGAACATTTGACACACTGATGGGCAAGCTCTATACTAAGTTTAGGCTCTATGTAATGGCTCATTAAACTCTCTCCTAAAATCAAGTTGTCTTAAAAATCTATATTAGTTAGCAATTATTTACAATAACTAATATCATAAGATTTTTATTATTTACTTGAATTTAAAGTTATCTAAGGAATATTATATCCTTTTCTTTTTAGAAATTCTTTTGTTGCTTTATAAATCTTTCCTGCCAAAGGAACTCCATTAAGAATTTCGGAGAATAAGTTATCAAAAAACTTTTCTATTAAAATTTCCATTCCTTGTTCTTTTAATTCATCTTTTAATTCTTTAAAGTTAATTGAAAATTCACCTAATTTTTTACAGTATTCTTCGTAATCTTTATCACTTATTAAAATCTTTAATAAGAAAGCAATTAATGCTTCTTCTTTCTTAATTACTTGAGTGCATAATCCGTATTTTTCTTTAATGTTTTTTAAATTTTTTTCAGTTTTTATTTCTTGCCATTCTGTAAAAAATTGTTTTAATTTTTCATCTTTTTTGTATTTTTCAATAAAAATTTTTTTGATGTTTTCGTATTCATCTATAAGGTTAGTACTTAATTTATTCAAAATACCATTAATTACATTTTCTTCTTCTAAATAAAAAATATTATATAATCTCATTAAATCTTTTAACTCTTCTATATTTATCTTTCTAGTATCTCCAATAATTTCTTCTGTAAAAAAATTATTTATACTATCTTTCATTTCTTCAATTTTCAAATATTCCTCTAAAGGTTGATTTAAAAGAATAAATGAATGTAATCGTACATTTTTAAATTCATCTTTTTCTCTTAATTTTAATTCTAATTCTTTTAATCTTAAAGATAATTTAGATTTTTCTAAAACTTCTCTTACATTATGAGCCGTCATTCCTTTAGGGTCAATAAAAATTATATGTTCAATAGTCTCATTTTCTTTTTCTTCTAAATACCATAAGATAAAATCAGGATAAAAACCTGAAAATCCAACACCTGATTTAAGATTTCTTAGTAGTGTAAGATTTTCTTTTAAACTATTTTCTTTTTTTATAAAAGAGCAAAACTTATCGACAAATTTTATTTCGCTTTCTTCCAATCTATCTGGAGATATTAAAATATTGTCATCATTGATTTTACATAAAAGAGGATAGTATATATGTCTATCTACTTTTATGGCAAAGAGTTCTTTTTTATTTAAATCTTTATTTTCTAAATACATTGTTTCAAAACAATAATTGTCAAATGTAGATTGATTTAGGGATAGATTTATTTCTCCATTCTTGCTAATATTTTTCAAGACCTTGTTAATTTCTGAATTTTCTGGGACTCTTATTTTGTAAGAAAAGTTTAAGTTTTTGTGTGTCTCATCTAAGGATTTTAAAGTAATATGCTCAGTTTCATATTCTTTTCTTTTTTGATTATAGAGCAAATAAATATAATTTTTTAACATTAAAATAATAAACTCATTAAGAGCATCTAAATTTTTAAAGTATGCTTTAAATTTATATTTCTTATCAAAAAGAAAGTTAAAGATATCTTCTAAATCTTTATAAGTTATTAATACATGGCTGTATTTAACTTCTTCTAAAACTCTGTTGAATATATACTTAAACTGGATAAGTTTTTGCAACTCTAAACCATCTTCATACTCTTCTAAATAATTTGAAATTTTCTTCTTTATTTTACTTTTTATTTTCTCATCTTTATATAGTAAGAAATACTCATCACTTTCTTCAAAAGATTTTTCTATATGGGGTATTTTTTTATCCTTGTATAAAGGATTTCCATTACTATCATCTTCAAAGTTAATTTTTACTACATATTCAACTTCATTTATTACATCATACAGTTCTACATTTTCTATAAAGTCTCTCAAATATTCTGCGTTATATCCAAATATGTTTAATTTTTCCATAACAGGATGTTTATTTTCCCTTTTTAAAGGATCTTCTTTACTACCTTTTAGTCTTACACCTCTCCCAAATAACTGAACTACTAAACTACCTTCACTTTTTCCAATTTCAAATAAAGATAAAGTATTAATTCTTATAGTATCAAAGCCTTCTAATAATTTTCTTCCTACAATTAAGAACTGAATATTGCTGTTATCTGGGTCTGATAAGAAATTATCTATGATAGAATTATAAAGATGTGATTTCACTTTTATTTTTTCAAACTCAGATATAGATGCAACATTTCCTACATATACAACCGCAAATGATTTATCAGGTTCTCCTAAGGAAAATGATAATTCATTATTGCTAAATTCCCATACTCTAATACTTTGATTATCGTCATTTTTATCTCCATAAAGGCAATAAGTAATTATTTCATCAAATATATCTCTTTCAGGAAGGTCTAAGTTAAAATCTTCTCTATATTTTAAAATTAAATTCAAAGTTTCATTATTTTCATTTTTTAAAAATCTTTGAAATAATTTGTATAACTCGTATATATGAGATGAAACATCTTCATTTTTGTTAGAACCAACTCTATAAACAACAAACATATTTAATGGTAATTTAAACTTTTCAGAGAATTCTTTATCGTCTTTATTTTTTAGATAATACTTTACTTGATTATAATGGGATAACAAGTTTTGAACAAAAAGCTTAAATTTATCAACTGTAATTTCTTTAATTTTTGTTTTACTTTTGTTTTCTGTCATAATTGATAAAACTTTTGAGGTTTCTTCTTTAGGATAAAACTCTGGTGTTTTTCCATATCCATCATCGTGAAATTTATGATAAGGATAAAAGTATATAATTGATTTTGAGTATTCTCTTAAAAGTTTTTCATTTGATTTAATAGCTTGAGCAAAAGTAGCAGAATACTCAAATACAAATCCATTGTTTCCTGCGAGTTTATTTCTATCTTCTCTCCACCCTGATTCTCCTCCTTTATGACCCTCATCAACAAATAAAATATTATCCCCAAAGTCTCCAATATCTTTATCTTTATATCTACTCATAAAAGATCTTAATTGGTGAACCGTTAAAATTACTAAATCATAATTATTACTTTCATACTCTAATATAAGTTTTTCAACTTCTTTAAAAAGTTTAGTATCTCTGTTGTCTTCTATATATCCAATGTTATTAATTCCAAACTTTTCTAAATTTTTCTTATGTTGCAGTGCAAGTTCGTTATTAGGGACAATTAGAAAATATTTTTTTTCAGTTCTTAAATATTTTTTTGTTTGAAGGATGTTTATGTGAAGTATGTGAGTTTTTCCACTTCCAGTAGCCATATAATAAGCAAGTTTGTTTAAAGGCTGATTAACATAATTTTCAAAATATTCTACGCTTTTTTCTAATTTAGTTTTATCTTTTTTAGTATTTTTAATAAGTTCTAATTCATCTCTTTTTATTGCTAAAATTTCCTTTGCTTTAGAGTAATTTTTTTCTATATACTTTTTAAGCTCACTTTCTATATTTTCTCTAAATAAAAAGAAAAGTTCTGTAAAAAGGACTGTAAAAAATTGATAATAAGTAAATATAAATCCATCAATATTTTTTCTTATTTCTTTTTCATAATTTAAAGTATTGCTAATAGCTTCTTCTATTTTATCTTTTTTCCTTTCAAATATAGGTTTTTGAGTTAAATACATTTTTATATCTTCTTGTGTTAATAAATCATATTTATCACTTCTTTTATAAAGTTCTTTTTGTTTGAATCCAATTATTTCTTCAAAAAGAAAGTATAAAAATGTATATTTATGTAATGGTGAAATTTTATTAATTTCTTCTGGTTTCTTGGCACATATATCTTTGCCTTTTAGCAAAGCGTCTAATATCTGCTGATTAGAAAATAACTTCTCTAATATTTCTTTTATTTCATATTTAGACATGTAAGATGGAAGATAGGTTTCTATACTCATTTTGTCCTCTCTAATTGTTGATACTTAAATTTTTACCAGAAAAATCTTTAATTAATAAAGTCCTAAGGTCTGTTAATAGTTCTTTTGCTTTTCCATCTAAAAAGTTCTTTGGATAATACTGATTAATTGCATTTGTATAAATGTTTTTAAATTTATCAATGTTTTGTAATACATCTCTTATAAATTTTTCTTCTTTTTGTATGTTTTCTTTTAACTGGTTAATATCTTTTGATAACTCTTTAATTTCTCTCCATATTACTGCTTCTTTATCAGAAATAACAAATACATATTTTCTATTTTCGAACTCTTTTTCAAAAATTTTTCTTACATTTAAAGGTTTTATTAAGTTATAAGTTTCTATCAGGTCTATTACTTTCTCTTCTCCGTCTATGTTTAATTTAAACTCAAATGGATTAGTTAAAAGTTCATCTTCAACTGTCATAAGTAGTGATTTTGAGTTATTTATCGCTACATCAGAAAGTAGATTTAATAATTCCTGCTCTGCTAACTCTGGAAATAATTCTTGTAATTTTTTTAATTCTTCGGTTTTTTCTTTTATAGGATTGTTGTTAAATTCTACATTTTCAAGGGTATCTTCATACTGCTCTAAATACAAGTATTTAAAAAATCCTCCACCTTGCCAGTTGACTTCTTTTGAAATTCCTACATTATCACCATATAAAACTTTTTTCATTCTTAGAAGTATTATGGTTTCAAAATGGTCATCAAGCTCAACTCCTATCCATTTTCTTTTAAGTTTATGGGCTACTGATATCGTAGTTCCACTTCCTAAGAAGAAATCAAGGATATAATCTTTTTCATCAGATGTTGAGTTTATAATTCTATAAAGAAGTTCTTCGGGTTTCTGAGTTTGAAAATTTGTTCTTTCCTTTGACATCGGATTTATAAATTGAATACTCCATACATCATTCGCATATTTTTCTTGCTTAGTCGCATCTATTATTTTGTCATACTTTGATTTATCTATTTTACCTTCTGTTATAGCTTTATTCACCAAATCCCAGTCATATACAAGTAATTGTCTTAACTTTTTATCCCCTTGTTTTATAGTGTTTGTATTCCAACCTTTTCTTTTTCTTTCTAATAATTCTTCATTTAATTGTTCTGTAATTTCAAAAAATTTTAACTTTGAATAATTTTTTGCAAACCATTGAATGTAATCATGCATATTTTGTAGTTTTTTAGTTCGTGTGGTCCATCTTTCATATACCCAAATTATCTCATTTAAATAATTTTCTTCTCCAAAAATTTCATTTAGCAAAAACCTTCCATAATGGTCTGCATTTTCATCCAAATGCAAAAACAAACTTCCACTTGTATTTAATAATTCTTTTGCAATTTTCAATCTATCTTGCATCAATGTTAACCAAGTAGCATCTTGATAATTATCTTTATATAAAAAGTCTTTACCTGTATTGAATGGTGGGTCTATGTAAATCGTCTGCACCTTTTCTTTATATTTAGGCAATATAGTATTTAATGCCTGATAGTTGTCAGATTTTATTAAAATGCCATCTAATTCTTCTTCTAAATTATCAAACTGCTCTAATATCCTATACTTTAGATGAGGAAAATATTTTGTATCTATTGGTAATGTTTTATATTTTTTATAATTTTCTAAAATTTTAGGCAGTTCATCAATATTTTCTTTTAATTTTTCATCATTCTTCTCAAATAAATCACTTTGTTTTGAGTTTAATACAGTTGCCACTCTTTTAAGAATTTGATTAAGAAAACTGTAATCTTTATAGAAAATGTTTTCTAAAGTTTCCCTATCACTTTCAAATAAACTTTCCCAAGTTTCTTTCTGTTTATCTGTAAGCCATTCCTTTTTTATTTCTAAGTTCTTAATTTCATTCCACTTAATAAATAATTCATAAAGACTTATATTTGAATCATTTATAAACCCAAGTTCTTTCCATTCCTCTTTTTGCCTTTCAAATCCTTCAAATCTCTCAATATCTTTTAATATTTCTATGTTTTTTAACCTATC
It includes:
- a CDS encoding DEAD/DEAH box helicase family protein, which encodes MSIETYLPSYMSKYEIKEILEKLFSNQQILDALLKGKDICAKKPEEINKISPLHKYTFLYFLFEEIIGFKQKELYKRSDKYDLLTQEDIKMYLTQKPIFERKKDKIEEAISNTLNYEKEIRKNIDGFIFTYYQFFTVLFTELFFLFRENIESELKKYIEKNYSKAKEILAIKRDELELIKNTKKDKTKLEKSVEYFENYVNQPLNKLAYYMATGSGKTHILHINILQTKKYLRTEKKYFLIVPNNELALQHKKNLEKFGINNIGYIEDNRDTKLFKEVEKLILEYESNNYDLVILTVHQLRSFMSRYKDKDIGDFGDNILFVDEGHKGGESGWREDRNKLAGNNGFVFEYSATFAQAIKSNEKLLREYSKSIIYFYPYHKFHDDGYGKTPEFYPKEETSKVLSIMTENKSKTKIKEITVDKFKLFVQNLLSHYNQVKYYLKNKDDKEFSEKFKLPLNMFVVYRVGSNKNEDVSSHIYELYKLFQRFLKNENNETLNLILKYREDFNLDLPERDIFDEIITYCLYGDKNDDNQSIRVWEFSNNELSFSLGEPDKSFAVVYVGNVASISEFEKIKVKSHLYNSIIDNFLSDPDNSNIQFLIVGRKLLEGFDTIRINTLSLFEIGKSEGSLVVQLFGRGVRLKGSKEDPLKRENKHPVMEKLNIFGYNAEYLRDFIENVELYDVINEVEYVVKINFEDDSNGNPLYKDKKIPHIEKSFEESDEYFLLYKDEKIKSKIKKKISNYLEEYEDGLELQKLIQFKYIFNRVLEEVKYSHVLITYKDLEDIFNFLFDKKYKFKAYFKNLDALNEFIILMLKNYIYLLYNQKRKEYETEHITLKSLDETHKNLNFSYKIRVPENSEINKVLKNISKNGEINLSLNQSTFDNYCFETMYLENKDLNKKELFAIKVDRHIYYPLLCKINDDNILISPDRLEESEIKFVDKFCSFIKKENSLKENLTLLRNLKSGVGFSGFYPDFILWYLEEKENETIEHIIFIDPKGMTAHNVREVLEKSKLSLRLKELELKLREKDEFKNVRLHSFILLNQPLEEYLKIEEMKDSINNFFTEEIIGDTRKINIEELKDLMRLYNIFYLEEENVINGILNKLSTNLIDEYENIKKIFIEKYKKDEKLKQFFTEWQEIKTEKNLKNIKEKYGLCTQVIKKEEALIAFLLKILISDKDYEEYCKKLGEFSINFKELKDELKEQGMEILIEKFFDNLFSEILNGVPLAGKIYKATKEFLKRKGYNIP
- the argJ gene encoding bifunctional glutamate N-acetyltransferase/amino-acid acetyltransferase ArgJ, with the protein product MNIKIGVAKAGIKPSGDYDILVVKFPPSVYSGMFTQNSLAAAPVLYDRLVCEIQDKISALVINSGNANAATGQKGFENAEKMAIITAECLGLDKSEVMVFSTGVIGVQLPMDKVENGIKQACQNLQDLDLELAARAISTTDAFYKYYETTGMIDGEVFTVKGIAKGAGMIHPNMATMLAYIFTDVKIDKNLLDKATKLVVDRTFNSISVDGCESTNDSFVVVATGESNVEINDSNRVYFAKKLYEVALELAKMIVKDGEGATKLIEINVFQASSKEEAKKVAEAIATSNLFKTAMFGNDPNWGRILSAVGQLHLDIDFSKVKLYLGDFLLYNGEPMEFDRPSAIDYLKNNKEIVINLYLGRGEEEWTFYTCDLGYKYVEINAEYTT
- a CDS encoding rubredoxin; the protein is MKVLLKKESNVKYRCRVCGYVYDPEKGDEINLISPGIEFIDLPDKWRCPVCNYSKKEFRKV
- a CDS encoding site-specific DNA-methyltransferase; its protein translation is MQVNKEDKFKEFLKKIFQFNKDKIDLDFGVYRVFKRKQEEIQDFIDNELKNIIDNSIKKHLTEESKEKINEIRNIVFEHILSFFERFYEDGDFYPVPNFKQNRNQKGVYHLDYNGEEVLFYWITKNQHYIKSINYYNNYKFELDGREIVFQIDKNRVDEIKGNQKETRNIFLVKTPEELKESNQIIVKLAFRKNNNSQDDEVEFNVENLFELLKDKLSLPESIKEDLQFHIDKFKNLRNSDFFIHKNLKNFLTKELEYFLKNEVIKFDNPQTLKEAVLTKEIGIKIIEFLSKMEDLQLLLWEKKKFAYDVNYVITLDRLKNIEILKDIERFEGFERQKEEWKELGFINDSNISLYELFIKWNEIKNLEIKKEWLTDKQKETWESLFESDRETLENIFYKDYSFLNQILKRVATVLNSKQSDLFEKNDEKLKENIDELPKILENYKKYKTLPIDTKYFPHLKYRILEQFDNLEEELDGILIKSDNYQALNTILPKYKEKVQTIYIDPPFNTGKDFLYKDNYQDATWLTLMQDRLKIAKELLNTSGSLFLHLDENADHYGRFLLNEIFGEENYLNEIIWVYERWTTRTKKLQNMHDYIQWFAKNYSKLKFFEITEQLNEELLERKRKGWNTNTIKQGDKKLRQLLVYDWDLVNKAITEGKIDKSKYDKIIDATKQEKYANDVWSIQFINPMSKERTNFQTQKPEELLYRIINSTSDEKDYILDFFLGSGTTISVAHKLKRKWIGVELDDHFETIILLRMKKVLYGDNVGISKEVNWQGGGFFKYLYLEQYEDTLENVEFNNNPIKEKTEELKKLQELFPELAEQELLNLLSDVAINNSKSLLMTVEDELLTNPFEFKLNIDGEEKVIDLIETYNLIKPLNVRKIFEKEFENRKYVFVISDKEAVIWREIKELSKDINQLKENIQKEEKFIRDVLQNIDKFKNIYTNAINQYYPKNFLDGKAKELLTDLRTLLIKDFSGKNLSINN
- a CDS encoding (Fe-S)-binding protein; amino-acid sequence: MSHYIEPKLSIELAHQCVKCSACRQVCPTYSVVKEERSSPRGRLALAEAVVDGVLPLTEEIAAQWNQCAMCRRCEWICPNEVEYKEIMFRARNMAKEKSKKDYFKNVVFKGLAMMGNPLTKIGMKFAPALMEAYGKMLGKEVPEYNAVYIDVGIPKYAKLMPKPSAKPFGLRGKEVKSEKSKGKLLFFTGCMIDAFQGKVGESVLKLMEKAGYDVVVPKDIRCCGAPHLYSGEIDSFNKLMKHNKQEIDKYQFDYIVVACPTCGGALKEEYKYPVKDFAEILEEEGFFTFRGKGEKVTFHFPCHSYTAMKTDPNVYRNVLKNVKDANYVEGEEAMMCCGFAGYFSVANYEVASELQKRKIEDLKKTQATYVLSDCPGCVLNLADGMYKHGDYKNVKVMHLAEYLAERLEDEGAAEERK